A window of Ruania suaedae contains these coding sequences:
- a CDS encoding recombinase RecT, producing the protein MTTDVATQQPAQPKLVVALQSMKPELERALPRHMSGDRIARIVLTEIRKNPKLAQSTPDSFFGSLLTAAALGLEPGVNGEAYLVPYEHRRGRLAGQVECQLIVGYQGVAKLFWQHPLAKRLSAEYVCEHDHFAYDKGLTLKLEHTPAQGDRGKVIGYYAIVELNSGGMAFDFFTPDQIQRLRNGKVGTSGDIADPERWMERKTALKQVLKLLPKSVELATAIRTDETVGSMAVGKAIASGSSLPELEYPDAEQSADVAPPPEEPAP; encoded by the coding sequence ATGACCACCGACGTCGCCACCCAGCAGCCAGCCCAGCCCAAGCTCGTCGTCGCACTGCAGTCGATGAAGCCGGAGCTGGAGCGGGCACTCCCCCGCCACATGTCCGGGGACCGCATCGCCCGCATCGTGCTGACAGAGATCCGCAAGAACCCGAAGCTCGCGCAGTCCACCCCGGACTCGTTCTTCGGCTCACTGCTCACCGCCGCCGCACTCGGCCTGGAGCCCGGAGTGAATGGCGAGGCCTACCTCGTGCCGTACGAGCACCGTCGCGGCCGACTCGCCGGCCAGGTCGAGTGCCAGCTCATCGTCGGCTACCAGGGCGTCGCGAAGCTGTTCTGGCAGCACCCGCTCGCCAAGCGCCTGAGCGCCGAGTACGTGTGCGAGCACGACCACTTCGCCTACGACAAGGGCCTCACCCTCAAGCTCGAGCACACCCCCGCCCAGGGCGACCGCGGCAAGGTGATCGGCTACTACGCCATCGTCGAGCTGAACTCCGGCGGCATGGCGTTCGACTTCTTCACCCCCGACCAGATCCAGCGCCTGCGTAACGGCAAGGTCGGCACCTCCGGTGACATCGCCGACCCTGAGCGGTGGATGGAGCGCAAGACCGCGCTCAAGCAGGTGCTCAAGCTGCTGCCCAAGTCCGTGGAACTCGCCACCGCGATCCGCACCGATGAGACGGTCGGATCCATGGCGGTCGGCAAGGCCATCGCCTCGGGGTCCTCGCTGCCCGAGCTGGAGTACCCCGACGCCGAGCAGTCCGCCGACGTCGCCCCGCCGCCCGAGGAGCCGG